A window of Marinobacter salarius contains these coding sequences:
- a CDS encoding alpha/beta fold hydrolase, with protein sequence MKIPTPNLWPAARTSQRWLVQAKRRETVIDGHRMVYLEKGTPAGDQPTVILMHGFAAMKENWALWLQRLPEHWHILVPDLPGLGESEYRSDADYGYEAQASRLEAWIDTLATNNLHLVGSSMGGAIATVLAHKMTPAPASLTVLNSAGIPEHTNVDLDAPFESDRDAILIPRDWAGVYRMFNSVGTGRPTAMGVAMTGLLGPDLLQRTASLRHIFNDMLADALAPARYLGPNTPPLQVQWGDRDVITPTRCVDWYRKVTPQADIHVFRRVGHLPMLENPGRSARKLAAFIDRHSAGGQLC encoded by the coding sequence GTGAAAATACCCACTCCAAACTTATGGCCTGCCGCCCGCACCAGTCAGCGATGGCTGGTACAGGCAAAACGTCGTGAAACCGTGATCGATGGCCACCGCATGGTGTATCTGGAAAAAGGGACCCCTGCCGGGGACCAACCCACCGTTATACTGATGCACGGTTTTGCCGCCATGAAAGAGAACTGGGCGCTCTGGCTGCAGCGGCTGCCCGAACACTGGCACATTCTGGTTCCGGACCTGCCAGGGCTTGGAGAAAGCGAGTACCGTTCGGACGCCGATTACGGCTACGAGGCCCAGGCGTCAAGACTGGAAGCCTGGATCGATACTCTGGCCACCAACAACCTTCACCTGGTCGGCAGCTCCATGGGGGGTGCCATTGCCACCGTCCTCGCTCACAAAATGACGCCCGCACCCGCTTCCCTGACGGTGCTGAACAGCGCCGGCATACCCGAACATACAAACGTGGACCTCGATGCCCCCTTCGAGTCCGACCGCGACGCCATTCTGATTCCCCGGGACTGGGCCGGTGTCTACCGGATGTTCAATAGCGTCGGCACTGGCAGGCCAACGGCTATGGGCGTCGCCATGACGGGGCTCCTGGGGCCGGACCTGCTGCAACGAACCGCGTCCTTGCGTCACATTTTCAACGATATGCTCGCCGACGCATTGGCACCAGCACGCTACCTTGGCCCCAACACACCTCCCCTTCAGGTCCAGTGGGGGGACCGGGACGTGATCACGCCCACACGCTGTGTGGACTGGTATCGAAAGGTGACGCCCCAGGCCGATATCCACGTGTTCCGGCGGGTAGGCCATCTTCCCATGCTGGAGAATCCCGGTCGCTCAGCCCGTAAACTGGCAGCCTTCATCGACCGCCACTCAGCGGGCGGCCAGCTCTGTTAA
- a CDS encoding MFS transporter codes for MTRMVTSLSALILSIVLLVSGNAFLMTLLGVRLSIEAVSPNIIGWILVCYSIGFVLGTLYVHLIIGRVGHIRAFAVFAAMAAVCALLYPMAVSEVFWAILRALSGFSVAGVLVVIESWFSSRATNANRGALFAVYQIVFYLSAAGGQLLINVGEPSSFIPFSLAAVLLTLALIPLSLTRMDAPVIEQSERLSFFTLARESFTGVSGALICGVMIGSFYALGPVYATLVGLEVSRVSTFMASAIVAAMLLAWPLGLVCDRFDRRRVMFWVAVAAGTAAVSVGILGAERMWLLTLLVGLFTGLSATLYPIAVAITNDRMESNRIVAASATLLLSYGVGSVIGPIVMAELVGILGPRGLFFGNAGFLVVLAIITSYRISHTEDVPVAEQEHFIPAMPETSPVLTEMDPRNEEFHESPAAQERHEDLHRTG; via the coding sequence ATGACCCGAATGGTCACCTCGCTTTCAGCCCTGATCCTCAGTATTGTCCTGCTGGTCAGTGGCAACGCCTTTCTGATGACTCTGTTGGGTGTGCGACTGAGTATTGAAGCGGTCTCGCCGAACATTATCGGCTGGATCCTGGTGTGTTACTCCATTGGCTTCGTGTTGGGTACGCTCTACGTCCATCTCATCATCGGTCGTGTCGGGCATATCCGGGCTTTCGCGGTCTTTGCCGCCATGGCGGCGGTGTGCGCCCTGCTGTACCCCATGGCGGTGTCCGAGGTGTTCTGGGCCATTTTGCGTGCCTTGTCGGGCTTCAGTGTGGCTGGCGTTCTGGTGGTGATTGAGAGCTGGTTCAGCAGTCGCGCCACCAACGCCAACCGGGGCGCCCTTTTTGCGGTTTACCAGATTGTGTTCTACCTGTCCGCCGCCGGTGGCCAGTTGCTGATCAACGTCGGTGAGCCGTCTTCGTTCATACCGTTTTCGCTCGCCGCTGTCCTGTTGACGCTGGCGCTGATTCCATTGTCGTTGACACGTATGGATGCCCCGGTGATCGAGCAGTCCGAGCGACTGTCATTCTTCACCCTGGCCCGTGAGTCGTTCACCGGGGTTTCCGGTGCGCTGATCTGCGGCGTCATGATTGGTTCTTTTTATGCGCTCGGCCCGGTATACGCCACCCTGGTGGGTCTGGAGGTCAGCCGGGTGTCCACCTTCATGGCCAGTGCCATCGTGGCGGCCATGCTCCTGGCCTGGCCGCTGGGGCTGGTGTGTGACCGGTTTGACCGGCGTCGCGTCATGTTCTGGGTGGCGGTGGCAGCGGGCACCGCGGCGGTGTCGGTTGGCATCCTCGGGGCTGAACGGATGTGGCTACTGACCCTGCTGGTTGGCCTGTTTACGGGCCTCTCGGCCACGCTGTATCCAATCGCGGTTGCGATCACCAACGACCGGATGGAAAGTAATCGTATTGTGGCCGCCAGCGCAACACTGCTGCTGAGTTACGGCGTGGGCAGTGTCATTGGCCCCATCGTGATGGCCGAGTTGGTGGGCATATTGGGCCCCAGGGGGCTGTTCTTCGGCAACGCCGGTTTCCTGGTGGTGTTGGCGATTATCACCAGTTATCGCATCAGCCACACGGAAGACGTGCCGGTGGCGGAGCAGGAACACTTCATACCTGCCATGCCTGAGACCTCGCCGGTGCTGACGGAAATGGACCCCCGTAACGAGGAATTTCACGAGTCACCAGCGGCTCAGGAGCGTCACGAAGACCTACACAGGACCGGCTGA
- a CDS encoding MarR family transcriptional regulator — protein MRDQFPFAVARVTRRWRKLLDERLKDLGVTQARWTTMVYLQQGGEGLTQRELARLMAIENPTLVRLLDSLEQQGLIERRPCPNDRRARRLHLTKDGTEFMNVLTERAARLREEMLEGISDRDIEGAVKVFHRILENAERQR, from the coding sequence ATGAGAGATCAGTTTCCCTTTGCCGTAGCCCGGGTCACCCGTCGCTGGCGCAAATTGCTGGATGAACGCCTTAAGGATCTGGGTGTCACCCAGGCTCGTTGGACCACCATGGTCTATCTGCAACAAGGGGGCGAAGGGCTGACCCAGCGTGAGCTCGCCCGCCTGATGGCCATTGAGAATCCGACGCTGGTGCGATTGCTGGACAGCCTGGAACAGCAGGGCCTGATTGAGCGCCGTCCCTGTCCCAATGATCGTCGTGCCCGCCGTCTTCACCTTACCAAGGACGGGACCGAATTCATGAACGTCCTGACCGAGCGTGCGGCCCGCCTGCGTGAAGAGATGCTGGAGGGTATTAGCGACCGGGACATCGAAGGTGCCGTCAAGGTGTTCCACAGGATCCTGGAGAATGCGGAGCGGCAACGGTAA
- a CDS encoding ExeM/NucH family extracellular endonuclease — protein MITTNPFLFWRLALTLLIALPAVAAGDCGTGVIPVSRIQGTGDHSSFAGQTVSVEGIITMDARQRGGFRGFYLQQADGETDNDPQTSEALFVYTHRTDGQHGDRVHVSGRVKEFHGLTELTDITSITRCGNGRLPEPVSVTLPWQDGEPPEHLENMRINVAGELTVINHYNLARYGELTLAAKPQTMATEILEPGPGAQSRHRWQAINRLLLDDGLGARNPRPIPWPGPQLSANNTVRTGDKVSGLTGILDFRFGAWRLQPQSTPAFSPANPRAPAPERPESATLRVVTLNLGNFFNGDGRGGGFPAARGARSATQFEQQKARLVAALTAPNPDIIAVTEMENDGYDGDSAIAELAGALGSHWRYVETSDNTGSDAIRTDLLYRSDRVVAEGSPSRLTTTPFDRRGRPPVTQVFRLIHSDRALRVVVPHLKSKACRDASGQNRDQDDGQGCYNHSREQATRAIIRWTNALPHPDGLSGTLITGDMNAYARETPLQLLEAAGFINAVRHIHGCTNTTCKHTSYSYHGRSGTLDYSLVSKRLLPRIVDARTWSINSDEPRALGYKGPVTVPTGQPWRSSDHNPVITDLSL, from the coding sequence GTGATCACAACCAACCCTTTCCTGTTCTGGCGCCTTGCCCTCACCCTGCTCATAGCCCTGCCCGCTGTCGCGGCGGGGGATTGTGGTACCGGGGTTATCCCGGTTTCCCGCATTCAGGGCACGGGCGATCATTCCTCTTTCGCCGGCCAGACCGTTTCCGTTGAAGGCATCATAACCATGGATGCTCGCCAACGAGGCGGCTTCCGCGGTTTTTATCTGCAACAAGCCGATGGCGAAACGGACAACGATCCGCAAACCTCCGAGGCCCTGTTTGTTTACACCCATCGCACCGACGGACAGCACGGGGATAGGGTGCATGTCTCGGGGCGGGTGAAAGAGTTCCATGGCCTGACCGAGCTCACCGATATTACCTCCATCACCCGTTGCGGGAATGGCCGTCTGCCTGAGCCTGTCTCCGTCACGCTGCCGTGGCAGGATGGCGAACCTCCGGAACACCTGGAAAACATGCGGATCAACGTCGCCGGCGAGCTAACGGTGATCAATCACTATAACCTGGCCCGTTACGGTGAACTCACCCTCGCGGCAAAGCCTCAGACGATGGCCACGGAAATCCTGGAACCAGGGCCGGGCGCTCAATCGCGCCACAGGTGGCAGGCGATCAACCGACTGTTGCTGGATGACGGCCTGGGGGCGCGCAACCCGCGCCCGATTCCCTGGCCTGGGCCACAACTGTCCGCAAACAACACGGTTCGCACCGGCGACAAGGTCAGCGGGTTAACAGGCATACTGGATTTTCGGTTCGGCGCCTGGCGACTGCAGCCGCAATCAACGCCGGCGTTCAGCCCCGCCAATCCACGCGCACCAGCACCCGAGCGACCGGAGTCGGCCACGCTCAGGGTGGTCACACTCAATCTTGGCAATTTCTTCAATGGCGATGGCCGTGGCGGCGGTTTTCCGGCAGCTCGGGGGGCCCGATCCGCCACTCAGTTTGAGCAACAGAAAGCACGGCTGGTTGCCGCGCTGACGGCGCCGAACCCGGACATCATCGCTGTCACAGAAATGGAAAACGACGGCTATGACGGCGACAGCGCCATTGCCGAATTGGCCGGCGCCTTGGGTTCACACTGGCGCTACGTGGAAACAAGCGACAACACTGGCAGTGATGCCATACGCACCGATCTGCTGTACCGCAGCGACCGTGTGGTCGCGGAAGGCTCTCCCAGCCGCCTGACAACAACACCATTTGATCGTCGTGGCCGGCCACCAGTTACTCAGGTATTCCGCCTCATTCACAGTGATCGAGCCCTGAGGGTTGTCGTTCCTCACTTGAAATCAAAGGCCTGCCGTGACGCCAGTGGTCAGAACCGGGATCAGGACGACGGCCAGGGCTGCTACAATCACAGCCGCGAACAAGCGACCCGGGCCATTATCCGCTGGACCAATGCCCTGCCGCACCCGGATGGCCTGTCCGGCACCCTGATCACCGGGGATATGAACGCCTACGCCCGGGAGACGCCGCTGCAACTGCTGGAAGCGGCAGGCTTTATCAACGCCGTTCGTCACATCCACGGCTGCACCAACACCACCTGTAAGCACACCAGCTATAGCTATCACGGCCGTAGCGGAACCCTGGACTACAGCCTGGTCTCGAAAAGGCTGCTCCCACGGATCGTCGATGCCCGCACCTGGTCGATAAATTCCGATGAACCCCGGGCGCTGGGCTACAAGGGGCCGGTTACCGTACCCACCGGCCAGCCCTGGCGCTCATCGGACCACAACCCGGTCATCACCGACCTGTCACTCTGA
- a CDS encoding AraC family transcriptional regulator, which produces MRASVSTTQDLGMPAIYLHLLAELLSTIGVDEKALLKRVGLDPVRLQSTDLRVSQSQASEFVTRAIIESGEPGLGIMLARELRLPLHGALGTAVMSSRTLAEALDLMTRYLTLRAPHLHVKRRQQDGQSIYAISCGIDLGPLQGFIMDAMLFGCASMGAQLTGSPVAGSSIQRRGPEPAYFHRFRQQIPIPVVYGAGEDAIVIPDPQLALPIRFSDDQLAASSKAQCEEALRLLTEDAGFACRVRRVIETSHPFPPKLARVATTLFVSERTLKRRLQAEEASFQHLVDQVRLERAGELLQQTAMNLSQIADALGYADAANFTRAFKRWTGQSPSQYRNQESLPTTTSIKRTPTSAMA; this is translated from the coding sequence ATGCGCGCCTCAGTATCTACCACTCAGGATCTGGGCATGCCGGCCATTTACCTGCACTTGCTGGCGGAGTTGCTTAGTACCATCGGCGTCGATGAAAAAGCGCTGCTCAAGCGTGTCGGCCTGGACCCGGTGCGCCTGCAGTCAACCGATTTAAGAGTCAGTCAGTCACAGGCCAGCGAGTTCGTGACCCGAGCCATCATCGAAAGCGGCGAGCCCGGGCTCGGCATCATGCTGGCCCGGGAGCTTCGACTGCCACTGCACGGAGCCCTGGGCACCGCGGTCATGAGCAGCCGCACTCTGGCAGAGGCTCTGGACCTGATGACGCGATACCTGACCCTGCGCGCCCCGCACCTGCACGTCAAGCGCCGGCAGCAGGATGGCCAGTCTATCTACGCCATCTCGTGTGGCATTGATCTGGGCCCATTGCAGGGCTTTATCATGGACGCCATGCTGTTCGGCTGCGCGTCCATGGGAGCACAGCTAACAGGCTCACCGGTCGCCGGCTCGTCGATTCAGCGACGCGGACCGGAACCGGCCTACTTCCATCGCTTTCGCCAGCAAATCCCCATCCCCGTGGTGTACGGCGCTGGCGAAGATGCGATTGTTATTCCCGATCCGCAGCTGGCATTGCCCATCCGCTTCTCTGACGATCAGTTGGCCGCCTCCTCGAAAGCCCAGTGTGAGGAAGCCTTACGCCTTCTAACCGAAGATGCCGGCTTTGCCTGTCGGGTCAGGCGGGTGATTGAAACCAGTCACCCGTTCCCGCCGAAACTGGCCAGGGTAGCCACAACGCTGTTTGTGTCGGAGCGCACCCTGAAACGGCGTTTACAGGCGGAAGAAGCCAGTTTTCAGCACCTGGTGGATCAGGTGCGACTGGAAAGAGCGGGGGAGTTGCTGCAGCAAACTGCCATGAACCTGAGCCAGATTGCCGACGCCCTGGGCTACGCCGACGCCGCCAACTTTACCAGGGCGTTCAAGCGCTGGACCGGACAGAGCCCCAGCCAGTACCGAAACCAGGAGTCATTGCCAACAACAACGTCGATCAAGAGAACACCAACCAGTGCGATGGCCTGA
- the queE gene encoding 7-carboxy-7-deazaguanine synthase, which produces MYRVKEAFYTLQGEGAQAGRAAVFCRFSKCNLWTGREKDRANAVCSFCDTDFVGTDGQNGGQFETADALAAHIRRLWPDAPGQPYVVCTGGEPLLQLDDKLVDAFHRAGFEVGVETNGTLPAPSGIDWLCVSPKSDAPVVLRQCDELKVVYPQPLAMPERFTDINASHYFLSPMASPTVSEGEADPVKQSNTRKATDYCLTHPQWRLTLQMHKIIGID; this is translated from the coding sequence ATGTATCGGGTAAAGGAAGCGTTCTATACATTGCAGGGAGAGGGTGCCCAGGCCGGGCGGGCAGCGGTGTTTTGCCGCTTCAGCAAGTGCAATCTCTGGACTGGCCGTGAAAAGGACCGGGCCAATGCCGTATGCAGCTTCTGCGATACCGACTTCGTAGGTACCGATGGTCAGAACGGCGGCCAGTTTGAAACCGCGGATGCGCTGGCGGCGCATATCCGTCGCCTTTGGCCGGATGCGCCTGGGCAACCCTATGTGGTGTGCACGGGTGGTGAGCCACTACTGCAACTGGATGACAAGCTGGTGGATGCCTTTCACCGGGCCGGCTTTGAAGTGGGCGTGGAAACCAACGGCACACTGCCGGCACCGTCCGGTATTGATTGGTTGTGTGTGAGCCCCAAGTCGGACGCGCCGGTGGTATTGCGCCAGTGTGACGAGCTGAAAGTGGTGTACCCTCAGCCCCTGGCGATGCCGGAGCGTTTCACCGACATTAACGCCAGCCACTATTTCCTTTCGCCAATGGCGTCGCCGACTGTCTCAGAGGGTGAGGCTGACCCCGTCAAGCAAAGTAACACCCGCAAAGCCACGGATTACTGCCTGACCCACCCGCAGTGGCGGTTGACCCTGCAGATGCACAAGATCATAGGCATCGACTGA
- a CDS encoding response regulator, with protein MSDMRILVVEDEPVMRERLVDMLYTAGASSVVECPDIAGARAAFEADVFQIILLDLGLPDGNGHQLMEEFKAKRKDQHIVLVTADDSIDSIQKAISAGANGYVVKPYSQEKIHDVVNNYAMVHGGDAAMIQGLNRQH; from the coding sequence ATGAGTGATATGAGAATATTGGTGGTGGAAGACGAGCCGGTCATGAGGGAGCGGTTGGTAGACATGCTCTACACGGCAGGTGCAAGCAGCGTGGTTGAGTGTCCGGACATTGCGGGTGCCAGGGCTGCCTTTGAGGCTGACGTCTTCCAGATCATCTTGCTGGACCTGGGGCTGCCGGACGGCAACGGTCATCAGTTGATGGAGGAGTTCAAGGCCAAGCGCAAGGATCAGCACATTGTTTTAGTGACAGCGGATGACTCCATCGACAGCATCCAGAAAGCAATCAGTGCCGGGGCCAACGGTTACGTGGTCAAACCCTATTCCCAGGAAAAAATTCACGACGTGGTGAACAACTACGCCATGGTGCACGGCGGCGATGCCGCCATGATACAGGGACTGAACCGCCAGCATTGA
- a CDS encoding WYL domain-containing protein: MKKTDWPIRWDLLLRYRLIEIIALWEGRLTTNHICHSFGIGRQQASKDINTYLRELAPDNLVYDRHLKGYVPSSSFRPVVTAGNASEYQDLLARQDALSDTFESLNISLPDSTIVRGPERVVKPEVMRAAVAAARHGRVMKAEYASLSPAGVSQRTLEPHTLVCVGQNWHLRAWCDANREFRDFALSRFRGKPETTRQRSRHTIQHDDDWNRQVSLVMMPDSRLNKAQQDIVATDYGMVSNRLELTIRAALAPYVLSRLGLGSDSQHPDPMVQQLELANEEQLGIAESARERAIKAVAGLC, translated from the coding sequence ATGAAAAAGACGGACTGGCCCATTCGATGGGATCTGTTGCTTCGCTACCGGCTGATTGAAATCATCGCCCTATGGGAAGGACGGCTCACCACCAATCATATCTGCCACAGTTTCGGCATTGGGCGACAGCAGGCTTCCAAGGATATCAACACCTACCTGCGGGAACTGGCACCGGACAATCTGGTTTACGACCGCCACCTTAAAGGCTATGTGCCATCGTCCAGTTTCCGGCCGGTGGTCACCGCTGGCAACGCCAGTGAATACCAGGATCTGCTGGCTCGCCAGGACGCCCTCAGTGACACCTTTGAATCGCTTAATATCAGCCTGCCTGACAGCACCATCGTCCGTGGCCCGGAACGGGTTGTTAAGCCGGAAGTCATGCGTGCCGCAGTTGCAGCAGCTCGCCACGGCCGGGTGATGAAGGCAGAGTATGCCTCCCTAAGCCCTGCTGGCGTTTCCCAGCGCACTCTGGAACCCCACACTCTGGTGTGTGTCGGCCAGAACTGGCACCTCCGTGCCTGGTGCGACGCCAACCGGGAATTTCGGGACTTCGCCCTCAGCCGTTTCCGCGGCAAGCCGGAAACCACCCGGCAACGCAGCCGTCACACCATCCAGCATGATGATGACTGGAACCGTCAAGTCTCACTGGTGATGATGCCTGATAGCCGTTTGAACAAGGCACAGCAGGATATTGTTGCCACCGATTACGGCATGGTCAGCAACCGGCTCGAACTCACCATTCGCGCGGCCCTTGCACCCTACGTACTGTCCCGGCTCGGCCTGGGTTCAGACAGCCAGCACCCGGACCCAATGGTCCAGCAGCTGGAACTGGCCAACGAAGAGCAGCTGGGCATTGCCGAGTCGGCTCGCGAACGGGCTATTAAAGCAGTAGCGGGGCTCTGCTAG
- the queC gene encoding 7-cyano-7-deazaguanine synthase QueC translates to MTETVVVIYSGGMDSFTLLHLARARGYKVHALSFDYGQRHVRELECARQVCEELSVPHKVIDIRALSEVMAGSALTDAVDVPEGHYEEDNMKATVVPNRNMILLSLATGYAVTAGAVAVWYGAHGGDHAIYPDCRPEFVEKMDAVCQVANYEPVKIEAPFMGSDKGAILAEGLKLGLDYGKTWTCYNGRDRACGVCGSCVERLEAFAANGVSDPLRYEVET, encoded by the coding sequence ATGACCGAAACCGTCGTTGTAATCTACTCTGGGGGAATGGATTCGTTCACCCTGCTCCACCTTGCCCGTGCCCGAGGGTATAAGGTTCATGCCCTGTCGTTTGACTACGGCCAGCGGCATGTTCGCGAACTGGAATGCGCCCGCCAGGTGTGCGAAGAATTATCGGTGCCGCACAAGGTGATCGATATTCGTGCGCTCAGTGAAGTCATGGCCGGATCGGCCCTGACGGATGCAGTGGACGTGCCCGAGGGGCACTACGAAGAAGACAACATGAAGGCCACCGTGGTGCCCAACCGCAACATGATTCTGTTGTCGCTGGCCACCGGCTATGCAGTTACCGCCGGTGCTGTTGCTGTTTGGTACGGCGCCCATGGCGGCGATCACGCGATCTATCCGGACTGTCGACCGGAGTTCGTGGAGAAAATGGACGCCGTCTGTCAGGTGGCGAACTATGAGCCGGTGAAAATAGAAGCGCCCTTCATGGGCTCGGACAAGGGGGCCATCCTGGCCGAGGGCCTGAAGTTGGGGCTCGATTACGGCAAAACCTGGACCTGCTACAACGGCCGGGACCGGGCCTGTGGCGTTTGTGGCTCCTGCGTGGAGCGCCTGGAGGCGTTTGCCGCCAACGGCGTTTCAGATCCCTTGCGGTATGAGGTGGAAACCTGA